Below is a window of Mycobacterium dioxanotrophicus DNA.
TGCGTCGAGGGCAACGCCCGCGCGGCCCGCGATCACGGCCTGCTGCCCATCGTCATCGGCGACGCGACGGGCACTGCCCACCCGGATCAGGAGCGTGCGGCGTTCGAGCGGATCAACAACTTCTTCGCGCCCGTCATCACTTCTGAGCAATTCGTGGAATGGGTTGCGCGCTGATGGGAAACGTCGGGCTGCTTCTCGTCGGCGTGGTGCTGTTCGTCAATGGGCTGGTGTCGGTCGGGGTGGTCGAGGCCCGCGGGGCGGCGCCGCTGAACCTGTTCGTCGGGGCCGCTCAGGTCGTACTGCCGACGCTGGTGCTCTTCCAGTCCGAAGGGGATCCGGGCATCGTGAATGCGACCTGGCCGAGTTATCTGTTCGGGTTCACCTACCTGTGGTTCGGGTTCATCCAGATCTTCGACATCGACCCGCGCGGGTTCGGCTGGTACAGCTCGTTCGTCGCGGCCGTCGCGGTGTACTACGCGATCAAGAGTGTCGGCACCGATCCGGTGTTCGCGGTCATCTGGGCGACGTGGGCGATCATGTGGTCGTTGTTCTTCGTGCTCCTGGGACTCGGGGTCGCCAAGGTTGGCCGGATTGATCTGGGTCACTTCACCGGATGGTTCCTGATTCTTCTGGGCGTTCCGACCTGCAGCGTGTCGGCGATCCTGCTGCTCAACGGGCTGTGGCCCACTTCGGTGGCGGCCGGTTCGGTGGCGGTGGCAATTCTGTTCGTGGCGACCGTGCTCTCCGTGACGCTGGCGCGGCGCAGCGCACCTCGCGACGAAGATGTGGTCACGGCTGCGCCCGTCGAGGCGCGAGTGAGCGAGGGCGTGCCGCAACCCGTCTGACCCTTGGCGAGATGTGGCCGGGGAGTCAGCGGGGGGCTCCGGGGCGCCGAGTGGCCACTTGTGCACGGATTTTGCGCGTCTGACGTACGCAACTGGCCACTCGACCCGGGCTGGGACTTGAGGAAATGCGGCAGGCCGCACTCTGACGTGACCTAGCAAGCGCTTGGTTGCTATGCTGTCGGCATGGCGCCGGAAACGTCGAGCCAGCCGGCAAGCAGGCGGGACGAACTCCTCGAACTCGCTGCGACGATGTTCGCCGAACGCGGTCTGAAAGCAACGACGGTCCGCGATATCGCCGACTCCGCAGGAATCCTCTCGGGAAGTCTGTACCACCACTTCAAGTCCAAAGAACAAATGGTCGAAGAGGTGCTGCGGGACTTCCTGGACTGGCTGTTCGCGCGCTATCAAGAGATCGTCGACCGGGAAGCCGCTCCACTGGAGCGGCTCAAAGGTCTTTTCATGGCGTCCTTCGAGGCCATCGAGCACCGGCACGCGCAGGTGGTGATCTACCAGGACGAGGCCAAGCGGCTCTCCGCGCAGCCGCAGTTCGCCTTCGTCGAGGCCCGCAACAAAGAGCAGCGCAAGATGTGGGTCGACATCCTGCAGCAGGGCGTCGCCGACGGATCGTTCCGGCCCGACCTCGATGTCGACCTCGTGTACCGGTTCATCCGTGACACCACTTGGGTTTCCGTCCGCTGGTATCAA
It encodes the following:
- a CDS encoding AmiS/UreI family transporter, which translates into the protein MGNVGLLLVGVVLFVNGLVSVGVVEARGAAPLNLFVGAAQVVLPTLVLFQSEGDPGIVNATWPSYLFGFTYLWFGFIQIFDIDPRGFGWYSSFVAAVAVYYAIKSVGTDPVFAVIWATWAIMWSLFFVLLGLGVAKVGRIDLGHFTGWFLILLGVPTCSVSAILLLNGLWPTSVAAGSVAVAILFVATVLSVTLARRSAPRDEDVVTAAPVEARVSEGVPQPV
- the kstR2 gene encoding TetR family transcriptional regulator KstR2; protein product: MAPETSSQPASRRDELLELAATMFAERGLKATTVRDIADSAGILSGSLYHHFKSKEQMVEEVLRDFLDWLFARYQEIVDREAAPLERLKGLFMASFEAIEHRHAQVVIYQDEAKRLSAQPQFAFVEARNKEQRKMWVDILQQGVADGSFRPDLDVDLVYRFIRDTTWVSVRWYQPGGPLSAEQVGRQYLAIVLGGITAGGATVKGDQ